In Candidatus Electrothrix scaldis, the genomic window CCCTGCTCGGGGCCTTTCTCTTTACCGGCGACGAGGTGGACAAACATGTGCAGGTGCTGTCCGGCGGGGAAAAGAGCCGGGTGGCCCTGGCCAAGATGCTGGTTAAGCCTGCCAATCTCATGCTGTTGGATGAGCCCACCAACCATCTGGACATCACCTCCCAGGAGGTGCTTCAGGAGGCAATGGCCCAGTACGAGGGCAGCATCATCGTGGTTTCCCATAACCGGGCCTTTGTCAATTCCTTTGTCAATAAGGTCCTGGAAATCCGGGATGGCCGGGCGATTTTGCATGAAGGCAATATTGATGATTACCTGGCGGCCCGTCAACAACTGGACGAGGAACAGCTTGCAGTAAAAAAACAGGAGAAGCAGCAACAGAAGGCCCCTGCGGAGACCAAACAAGATGCCTCCAGCTCGGTTGATCGCAAGGAAGAGCGACGGCTGCGGGCGCAACGACGGCAACAGCTCAGTTCGCAGCTCAAGCCCTGGAAGAAAAAGGCGAAGGCAGCGGAAAAAGAGATAGAGGCGCTGGAGGAGCGCAAGGGCGAGCTGGAGGGCCTCATGGCCAATCCTGAGCTCTATGCGGATCAGCCCCGCTGGAACAAAACCAGCAAGGAGTATAACGAGGTATCCAAGTGGCTGGAGCGGCAGTATGCGGTTTGGGAGGAAGCGCAGGGCAAGATTGAGGAAATTGAGGGGGAAGAATGAGCCTCCTGAAAGAGAAGATAAAAAAGTGCAAAATGCCAATAATCCTGTTCGTTTTGGGATTATTGACCAGCCCGCTCATGTATAAAGCGTGGGTCGAGCATCAGGCCAAGACCAAAGAGGTTGTGCAACGAGAAACAGGCCTTGAACTTCCTACCGGGGTGGAGATAGAAGATGCACAGGTCCAGCTTTTTTCATCAGCAGGCAAGGTCAATCATGACTGGCTCCTTAAGGGATCAACCTCTCTTCTTCCTTGGGTACGCTCTGTAGGGGGGAATGAAACCCAACATGGCGCTGCATGGGAAAAGATTACAACCTTCCAGCAGATCTGTCCCTTTAGCAAACCAGCATTTAAGGAGATTGGTCTGCACAGTGCGTGGCGGATTACAGGGGCTCTGCCTGATAAAAAAGCAACGTGCTTTTTGTATCTTGCCGAGGATGAGAAGACAGGGCTGTTGAGTACGTTTAATCCGTAAGTGGGTTTGGCAAAGCGGAACGACTCGCTTGAACGTAAAAGCGCAGGGGCGGCTTGAGGAGATTGAGCAGGAGCAGGTGGCAGAACCAGCCCGGAAACGCCCTCTCATCCTGAGCATTCCCAAGGAGCAGGTGGGCTGAACTGCAAGAAAAATCGTCTTTTCCCCTATGATGGATAAGTGTATCGTGTTACCGTGATTTGTCAGACTTTGCGCCGTGGTCAACTTCCAAGTAAAGATGCTTGGCATATCCAAAGAAACAAAGGAGCAAGTAACATGAAGAAACTATTTGTTGTGCCGTTAAGTGTAGCATGTGCCGTCTTGAGTCTTTCAGCAGCCCAGGCAGGTAACGTAGAAAACGGCAAAAAACTTTTTGAAAGCCCGACCTTTGGCGGTGGCACCAGCGGTAAGACCTGTGCGAGCTGCCATGCTGATGGCGCGAAACTGAGTGCGGACCTTTTTGAACGGGAGAAGCACATGGTTATGGGAAATGAAATGGCTTCCGTGGCGGACACCGTCAATGTCTGCATTGAAATGGCGCTGAAAGGAAAGGCTATTAAGACGGACAGTGACGAGATGAAGGATGTCCTTGCTTATATGCAGGCCTTGGTGAAAGAGAAAAAAGAGTAGAAAAGGCAGGATGCCCTAGTACGTCCCAAGGCGGACAAAGTCTGGCAACTGGTTGAGTCTTGGTGGAACAAGGATGAATCCGAGGTTTTAATGGCCGACTCTAAGCTGTATACAGATCAGCCCCATTGGCTGAAGGTCAGCAAGGAGTAGATTGTGGTGGCGCAACGGCTGGAGCGGCAGTACGGGGCTTGAGAGGAAGCGCAAGGGCGGATTGAAGAGGTTGAGGGCGGGGAATGAGCAGCTTCAAAGGAAAGATGAAAAAGTGCCGGTTACCAATAATTCTGCTCGTTCTGGGATTATTTACAAGTCCGCTCATTTATAAAGCATGGGTCGAGCATCAAGCCAAAACGAAAGAGGCTGTTGCGCGGGAAACGGGCCTTCAACTTCCTTCAGGGGTGGAGGTGCAGGCTGCGCAGGTCCAGCTTTTTTCCTTAGCAGATGGAATAAATTACGATTGGCTCCTGTCGGGATCAACCTCTCTGATTCCTTGGGCACGTTCTGTTGGACGTAATGAAACCCAATATGGAACCGGATGGAAAAAGATTAAAACTTTTCAGCAGATCTGTCCTTTTATAAACGCAGCATTTGAGGAGGTTTCGCTGCACAGTGTGTGGCGGATTATTGGTGCTCTTCCTGATAAAAAAGCAACGTGCTTTTTGTATCTTGCCGAGGATGAGAAGACAGGGCTGTTGAGTACGTTTAATCCGTAAGTGGGCTTGGCAAAGCGGAACGACTCGCTTGAACGTAAAAGCGCAGGGGCGGATTGAGGAGGAGCGGGTAGGATATGGCATTTCTGCATTGAGGTAATTATACAAACCTAGTATGGTTCCTTAAAAACAATGTTTTTTCAAGGAGGAGTGAATAAAAATGACACTGAAAAAAGTAAAAAGTTTTTTATTGGACTTATATAGACCGAAAGGTATTCTAGTTACTTTTGTAATTTCATTTAATGTGTTAACCTGTCTCGGACAATCAGTATACAATGGATTTTTTTATAAAATTTTTCTATCAAGAGGTGTAGCGTATGCAGCCAGTATATCGACTACGAATACAACAACGTCTCAACTGACATTAGATTACCCGCCTTATGTACTACCAACTAATTTAGTTAATATATTTTCCTCTCCAACACCACCAGGCGAAATACTCCCCCCCCCTGCCCCTCCACTGGACATAGATTATAATTTCCAACCCTGGCTACCTTCTCAGCCTGATTTAGTTTTTCAGGTACCTGATATTTCTTTTTTAGGGGCCGTTCGCCCTGTTCCTCCTTTTGATTTGTTAATCATTACAGATGAAGCTTTTGTTGAAGAACTTTTACCATTAAAAACTCATAAAAATTATTCTGATATGCCAACTCAAATATACAGTTGGCAATATCTTGTTGAACGTTACCAGAGTGAGGGCCGAGATGACCCCGAACGGATCAAAAAAGCAATTGCTTCTTTTCAACAATCTTTCGGAATCAAATATGTAATGCTAGTCGGAGACTCTGATCGTTTGCCTGTGCGTTATTGTAAGATTTATGATCCAACATCTTGGGGAGATGGTTATTCACCCGCTGACTTGTATTATGCTGATCTTTATGATCAAAATAATGTATTTGACAATTGGGACGGAGATGGTGATGGAGTTTTTTGTGAAATGCAGGGAGGTGCCTGGACAGCAGGTTCAACTCTGGCTGATATTAATCTTGACGGGATGGATCTTTATCCAGACATTGCAGTGGGCCGTGTCCCCGCTTCTTCTGAAGCCGAAGTAACAACGTATGTTAATAAAGTTATCAATTATGAATTTTCAGCCTATAAAGCTGCTTGGCAAAACAGAGCATTACTAGTTATACCTGGCTACGAAACCGATGGAAAATATTATGATTATCCTGGAAGTTGGGAAGCAGCAGAAGCAATCAGTGCATCTTTGAATAACATTGATAGCAACCCAATTATCTATCCAATGGATATGGAGTTAGTCAAGCTGTATGATCAGCGTATTGAGGATTTACCTAGCGGGCTGAGTGATAATGATCCAACTCCTAACAATGTGCGTAACGAAATTAATGCCGGGGTTGGATTTACCGTTTTTTCAGGGCATGGAGCTCGAACCCTCTGGGGTAATTCTACAACCACCAACGACATTAGAATGCTCAACAATACAGGAAGGTTGCCGATAATATTCGCAGCTGCCTGCAGCACAGCTCGATTTCATTACGATGGTAGCTACCTTGATGTTCAAGGTAATACCTTTGTAAACGACCTTGAATGTCCCATCTATAACGATGCGCACCGTTGCTGGCCTGTTAATCCTGATGCTGCTGTGAGACCTGAACCTGCAGCCATCCAACGCAATAGCCAGCAAAACTTTGATGTAGAATCCATGGCTGAAGAATTTTTGGTAAAACAAGATAGCGGAGGTATTGGATACATCGGAGCATACACGGGTACCCAAGGTGGTTCTCAATACTTAATGAAATATTTTTTTGATATTCATGCTAATAGTTACAAACGGTTTCAACCACTGGGATTTCTATGGAACTACGCTGTAGAGCGTTATATTAACAACAACTTTCACATTGATTTTAATACAACGTCTCAATGGGTTCCACAGGCTATGTTTCATCACATTCAAAAATATATGCTTTTTGGAGATCCTTCTCTTCGAGTAGGCGGTATTTCCAGCATACAACGCACCGATTTTGTCTCCCGTTATACGATGAAGCACGATGGATGGCAAGGAGTGTTACAATTAATACGAGTCAATGGTGAATTTTACAATTCTGAATTTAGACAGATACCCAATATGGGAGGAACGTACGGGGAACACGATGTACGGGGATACGTACGAACAGCAATATACCCTTTGAGTTCCGATTGGGGGCCTG contains:
- a CDS encoding C25 family cysteine peptidase, which translates into the protein MTLKKVKSFLLDLYRPKGILVTFVISFNVLTCLGQSVYNGFFYKIFLSRGVAYAASISTTNTTTSQLTLDYPPYVLPTNLVNIFSSPTPPGEILPPPAPPLDIDYNFQPWLPSQPDLVFQVPDISFLGAVRPVPPFDLLIITDEAFVEELLPLKTHKNYSDMPTQIYSWQYLVERYQSEGRDDPERIKKAIASFQQSFGIKYVMLVGDSDRLPVRYCKIYDPTSWGDGYSPADLYYADLYDQNNVFDNWDGDGDGVFCEMQGGAWTAGSTLADINLDGMDLYPDIAVGRVPASSEAEVTTYVNKVINYEFSAYKAAWQNRALLVIPGYETDGKYYDYPGSWEAAEAISASLNNIDSNPIIYPMDMELVKLYDQRIEDLPSGLSDNDPTPNNVRNEINAGVGFTVFSGHGARTLWGNSTTTNDIRMLNNTGRLPIIFAAACSTARFHYDGSYLDVQGNTFVNDLECPIYNDAHRCWPVNPDAAVRPEPAAIQRNSQQNFDVESMAEEFLVKQDSGGIGYIGAYTGTQGGSQYLMKYFFDIHANSYKRFQPLGFLWNYAVERYINNNFHIDFNTTSQWVPQAMFHHIQKYMLFGDPSLRVGGISSIQRTDFVSRYTMKHDGWQGVLQLIRVNGEFYNSEFRQIPNMGGTYGEHDVRGYVRTAIYPLSSDWGPDHKIEFYVDFADTANQDDDQKFEGYLFTQTKDAMAGITWWNDIPFGFYANKDGTFAGGPNLVSGKVSTADFLGEYAMNHDGWEGTLKLWEANNGEVAGTYTSIDGSSQHSVRTVLRTATNIRLPSDWGPVHKIELYIDFADTANQDDDQKFEGYLFTQTKDAMAGITWWNNTPFGFYAQKKTNKNKSNIFLFLNAFIKQR